From the Clarias gariepinus isolate MV-2021 ecotype Netherlands chromosome 3, CGAR_prim_01v2, whole genome shotgun sequence genome, one window contains:
- the snx10a gene encoding sorting nexin-10A, with product MEKSDISEMEDMRDMGSLIKKEFVNVWIRDPQLHREDYWHTHIDYEICLHTNSMCFQKKTSCVRRRYSEFVWLRQRLQNNALLVQLPKLPPANPFFSLSNTLQLNKRIEGLQKFLEAVMKMPLLLSDSHLHLFLQSQLSIAQMDACVHGLTRYTVAEAIQRYVYDTHIPLKDDTTHYCDSDCERCACEFGLGICGGAAAPIEVSSQNGGSVRQFLVMGVDPEPFICISLSLKSQQDTHT from the exons ATGGAGAAAAG TGACATCTCTGAAATGGAGGACATGAGAGACATGGGAAGTCTCATAAAGAAG GAATTTGTGAATGTATGGATACGGGATCCCCAACTCCACAGAGAGGATTACTGGCACACTCACATCGACTATGAGATCTGTCTTCAT ACCAATAGCATGTGTTTCCAGAAAAAGACCTCTTGTGTGAGAAGGAGATACAGTGAGTTTGTGTGGCTTCGTCAGAGACTGCAGAACAATGCTCTTCTTGT GCAGCTGCCAAAACTTCCTCCTGCTAATCCTTTCTTCAGCCTCAGCAACACACTGCAGCTGAACAAGCGTATAGAGGGACTGCAGAAGTTTCTGGAAGC AGTAATGAAGATGCCTCTTTTGCTGTCAGACAGTCATTTGCACCTCTTCCTGCAGTCCCAGTTGAGTATTGCTCAAATGGATGCATGTGTGCATGGTCTGACTAGATACACTGTGGCCGAGGCAATCCAGCGCTACGTCtatgacacacacatacctctGAAGGATGACACCACACACTACTGTGACTCTGACTGTGAAAGATGTGCATGTGAGTTTG GCCTGGGCATCTGTGGTGGTGCAGCTGCTCCCATTGAAGTATCTTCCCAAAATGGGGGTTCTGTCCGCCAGTTCCTCGTCATGGGAGTCGACCCTGAACCTTTCATTTGTATATCTTTATCTCTGAAGAGTCAGCAAGATACACATACATAA